In Lysinibacillus sp. FSL M8-0337, the following proteins share a genomic window:
- a CDS encoding transposase, protein MPRKKRLWSPDHYHHVVVRGNNRQTIFHNVADYDAFFRVLQYAYHKYSFKIVTYCVMSNHYHLLIRSPKVPLGKVMANVNWRYSNYFKKKYHYCGHLYESRYFADLVPSQLDMLSVSRYIHRNPISTSPPMVAKMEDYPYSSYYFYKHDISSNYPFFDTSILKSYLLQTSQAHSLSYCQYCEEHEGKSFNVAPL, encoded by the coding sequence GTAATAATCGTCAAACTATATTTCACAATGTTGCAGATTACGATGCTTTCTTTCGTGTATTGCAATATGCTTATCATAAATATTCGTTTAAGATTGTTACCTATTGCGTTATGTCTAACCACTATCACCTGCTGATTCGTTCACCCAAAGTACCACTAGGCAAAGTGATGGCCAATGTAAATTGGCGCTACAGCAATTACTTTAAAAAGAAATATCACTATTGCGGTCATCTTTACGAAAGTCGATATTTTGCAGACCTTGTTCCCTCACAACTCGACATGCTTAGTGTTAGTCGCTATATTCACCGCAATCCCATCTCAACGTCTCCCCCTATGGTTGCCAAGATGGAGGACTACCCTTATAGCTCGTATTATTTCTACAAGCATGATATATCTTCAAACTACCCATTCTTTGATACAAGTATTCTCAAAAGTTATTTACTTCAAACCTCACAAGCTCACTCACTATCCTATTGTCAGTATTGCGAGGAACATGAAGGCAAATCATTTAATGTAGCACCCCTATAG
- the sulP gene encoding sulfate permease: MKSLFTGRFEGYSVDHFKKDLLSGIIVGIVAIPLAMSFAIASGVKPEYGIYTACIAGILISLFGGSKFQIGGPTGAFVPILLGIVLSYGYENLLIAGLMAGVLLCLMGLFKLGTLIKFIPRPVTIGFTAGIAVIIFTGQIANFLGLTNITRHEYFISNMKELFVHIGTINYYSIFIAIICLVIILLTPKFFPKVPGALVGIVVSTLVATFFFSGQVATIATAYGQIPNTLPKFSIPEITLERLQLLIGPAFVIAILGGIESLLSAVVADGMTNTKHNSNRELVGQGIANIITPLFGGIPATGAIARTATNIKTGAATPMSGIIHGVFVLVTLLLLAPFASHIPLASMAPVLMVVAWNMSEQKHFAHIVKAKSGDSLVLIITFLLTVFASLTIAVEVGLGLAIVLFAKRMSEKLVVDKVLPDHTKKNGKVQPYVVNQKHDCPQISIYTIEGPLFFGAAQTFEETLLHSMQEQPSVLILRMGKVPFMDSTGESYFSNIVENFTKRGGKVFVTGIQEDLKAALMRNGLYAQIGQDHFFEHTGEAINRALTHLDMNKCLGCKHFAFHECADFSSDRHGKDSDN; this comes from the coding sequence ATGAAATCACTGTTTACAGGTCGGTTTGAAGGGTATTCAGTTGATCATTTTAAAAAGGACTTATTATCTGGCATAATTGTTGGGATTGTTGCAATTCCACTAGCTATGTCTTTTGCCATTGCTTCCGGTGTAAAACCGGAATATGGGATCTATACAGCGTGTATTGCGGGCATACTTATTTCGCTATTTGGAGGTTCAAAATTCCAAATCGGTGGACCAACAGGCGCTTTTGTGCCAATTCTTTTAGGCATTGTCTTATCGTATGGCTATGAAAATTTATTAATTGCGGGGTTAATGGCGGGAGTGCTGCTATGTTTAATGGGTCTTTTCAAGCTAGGTACTCTTATAAAATTTATTCCACGCCCAGTAACGATAGGCTTTACTGCGGGTATTGCGGTTATCATTTTTACGGGACAAATAGCTAATTTTTTAGGTTTAACAAATATTACACGTCATGAATATTTTATCTCAAATATGAAAGAGTTGTTCGTGCATATAGGAACAATCAATTATTATAGTATTTTCATAGCGATTATTTGTCTTGTAATTATTCTTTTAACACCTAAATTTTTCCCAAAAGTACCTGGCGCATTAGTAGGCATTGTTGTTTCTACCCTTGTCGCTACCTTCTTTTTTTCAGGACAAGTTGCAACAATTGCTACGGCTTATGGTCAAATTCCTAATACGTTACCAAAGTTTTCGATACCAGAAATTACCTTGGAACGATTACAATTATTGATTGGACCTGCCTTTGTGATTGCCATTTTGGGCGGGATTGAGTCGCTTTTATCAGCAGTTGTTGCTGACGGAATGACCAATACGAAACATAATAGTAATCGTGAGCTTGTAGGACAGGGTATAGCGAATATTATTACACCTTTATTCGGAGGGATTCCTGCTACTGGGGCGATTGCACGTACGGCAACCAATATTAAAACGGGTGCTGCAACACCAATGTCAGGTATTATTCATGGTGTTTTTGTATTAGTCACGTTATTGTTATTAGCGCCCTTTGCTTCGCATATTCCGTTAGCAAGTATGGCACCAGTACTAATGGTCGTTGCGTGGAATATGAGTGAACAAAAACATTTTGCTCATATTGTAAAAGCGAAATCTGGAGATTCACTTGTATTAATCATTACATTTTTGCTTACCGTTTTCGCCAGCCTAACGATTGCTGTTGAAGTCGGTCTTGGCTTAGCCATTGTGTTGTTTGCTAAACGAATGAGTGAGAAGTTGGTGGTAGATAAAGTATTACCAGACCATACAAAAAAGAATGGAAAGGTACAACCTTATGTTGTCAATCAAAAGCATGATTGCCCACAAATTAGTATTTATACGATTGAGGGTCCACTGTTTTTTGGTGCAGCGCAAACGTTTGAAGAGACATTACTGCATTCTATGCAAGAGCAACCAAGCGTCCTGATTTTACGTATGGGGAAAGTGCCATTTATGGACTCCACAGGTGAGTCTTATTTTAGCAATATTGTGGAGAACTTTACAAAGCGTGGTGGCAAGGTCTTCGTCACGGGTATACAAGAGGACTTAAAAGCAGCGCTAATGCGTAATGGACTATATGCTCAAATTGGACAAGATCATTTTTTTGAACATACAGGAGAAGCTATAAATAGAGCATTGACACATTTAGATATGAATAAATGCCTTGGTTGTAAACATTTCGCCTTCCATGAATGCGCTGACTTTTCGAGTGACAGGCACGGAAAAGATTCTGACAATTGA
- a CDS encoding metalloregulator ArsR/SmtB family transcription factor, producing MEEGLQQFKADFFKALAHPLRIRILELLVDGKKSVNEIQSCLEKEGSAVSQQLSVLRAKNIVYGTKEGKKVYYSLSDPMIVELLRVAKDIFDNHLIHTISRLEEMTVSENDEEIM from the coding sequence GTGGAAGAAGGCTTACAACAGTTTAAAGCCGATTTTTTTAAAGCCTTAGCACACCCGTTACGGATAAGAATTCTTGAATTATTGGTCGATGGCAAGAAAAGTGTGAATGAGATTCAAAGTTGCCTAGAAAAAGAGGGCTCGGCAGTTTCGCAGCAGTTAAGTGTTTTACGGGCAAAAAATATTGTTTATGGTACAAAAGAAGGGAAAAAAGTTTACTATTCTTTAAGTGATCCAATGATTGTTGAATTGTTGCGTGTTGCAAAAGATATCTTTGACAACCATTTAATTCATACAATTTCAAGATTAGAAGAAATGACCGTCAGTGAAAATGACGAAGAGATAATGTAG
- a CDS encoding MFS transporter, with product MPKSVWFLIIGMLVNTTGNSFLWPLNAIYMHDYLGKSLAMAGFVLMLNSAAGVLGNLLGGFLFDRIGGYKSIMLGILLTVASLIGLTIWHGWPHYVWFLTILGFSGGIVFPGMFALAGAAWPEGGRKAFNAIYLAQNLGVAVGPALAGIVADYQFDYVFVVNLAMYILFFFIALITFRGIDAESIALKNVVSESKRITNKAPFYALLILSSSSVLCWLAYSQWSATISSYTQDLGLGLKQYSLLWTINGLLIVVGQPLIAPLVRRWEHQLKRQLVFGITLIAASFGIVAFADDFKMFAAAMVVLTFGEMFYTPALPTIANQLAPKGREGFYQGIINSAATTGRMIGPLFGGIMVDQFGMIALVSILVVIVLLGIFPCLIYDRGWQARKQF from the coding sequence ATGCCAAAAAGTGTTTGGTTTTTAATTATCGGTATGCTTGTGAACACGACGGGCAACTCTTTTTTATGGCCTTTAAATGCCATTTACATGCATGATTATTTAGGGAAATCACTTGCAATGGCTGGCTTTGTTTTAATGTTGAATTCGGCTGCAGGTGTATTAGGCAATCTATTAGGTGGATTTTTATTTGATAGAATTGGTGGCTATAAATCGATTATGCTAGGCATTTTATTGACCGTTGCTTCGTTAATAGGATTAACAATCTGGCATGGCTGGCCACATTATGTGTGGTTTTTAACCATTCTTGGATTTAGTGGAGGAATTGTATTTCCAGGGATGTTTGCGTTAGCGGGAGCGGCTTGGCCTGAGGGTGGTCGTAAGGCGTTTAATGCGATTTATTTAGCGCAAAATTTAGGTGTTGCTGTAGGGCCGGCATTAGCTGGGATTGTGGCGGATTATCAATTTGATTATGTTTTTGTCGTTAATTTAGCGATGTATATTTTATTTTTCTTTATCGCATTGATTACATTTAGAGGAATAGATGCGGAAAGTATTGCATTGAAAAATGTAGTAAGTGAAAGTAAACGTATTACAAATAAGGCACCATTTTATGCCTTATTAATTTTAAGTTCATCTTCCGTGTTATGCTGGCTTGCCTATTCGCAATGGAGTGCAACCATTTCATCCTATACGCAAGATTTGGGCTTAGGGTTAAAACAATATAGTTTACTTTGGACGATTAATGGGCTCCTTATTGTTGTTGGGCAACCACTAATCGCACCGCTTGTGCGCCGTTGGGAACATCAACTTAAGCGTCAATTAGTATTTGGCATTACGCTTATTGCAGCTTCGTTTGGTATTGTAGCATTTGCTGATGATTTTAAAATGTTTGCTGCTGCAATGGTCGTATTAACATTTGGGGAAATGTTTTATACACCAGCTTTACCAACCATTGCGAATCAGCTTGCACCAAAGGGACGCGAAGGTTTTTACCAAGGTATTATAAATAGTGCGGCTACAACAGGTCGTATGATTGGCCCATTGTTCGGCGGTATTATGGTCGATCAGTTTGGTATGATTGCCCTTGTTTCAATTTTAGTAGTTATTGTATTACTAGGCATTTTCCCATGTCTGATTTATGACCGTGGGTGGCAGGCACGCAAACAATTCTGA
- a CDS encoding TIGR01212 family radical SAM protein (This family includes YhcC from E. coli K-12, an uncharacterized radical SAM protein.), which translates to MTETNFPFPTEGKRYYTWNRYLRDHFGHKVFKVALDAGFDCPNRDGTVAFGGCTFCSAAGSGDFAGNKVDPIDVQFAEIRDKMHQKWKDGKYMAYFQAYTNTHAPLPVLKEKFEAALAQEGVVGLSIATRPDCLPDDVVEYLAELNERTYLWIELGLQTVHEKTANLINRAHDYATYVEGVEKLRKHGIRVCSHIINGLPLEDYDMMMETARAVAKLDVQGIKIHLLHLLKGTPMVKQYEKGMLEFLDQDVYTKLVADQLEILPPQMVIHRITGDGPIDLMIGPMWSVNKWEVLNGIDAELERRGSWQGKFYNAEVTK; encoded by the coding sequence ATGACAGAAACAAACTTTCCTTTTCCCACAGAGGGGAAAAGATACTATACATGGAATCGCTATTTACGTGACCACTTCGGTCATAAAGTATTTAAAGTAGCACTCGATGCAGGTTTTGATTGCCCGAACCGAGATGGAACAGTCGCTTTCGGAGGTTGTACATTTTGTAGTGCTGCAGGGTCAGGTGACTTTGCTGGTAATAAAGTTGATCCTATTGATGTGCAATTTGCAGAAATTCGTGACAAAATGCATCAAAAATGGAAAGATGGCAAGTATATGGCTTACTTCCAAGCATATACAAATACCCATGCGCCACTTCCCGTTTTAAAGGAAAAATTTGAGGCTGCGTTAGCACAAGAAGGTGTAGTCGGACTGTCCATTGCCACACGCCCAGATTGCCTACCAGATGATGTTGTTGAATATTTAGCAGAACTAAATGAACGCACCTATTTATGGATTGAGCTGGGCCTACAAACCGTCCATGAAAAAACGGCAAACCTCATTAATCGTGCACATGATTACGCAACCTATGTAGAAGGTGTTGAAAAGCTGCGTAAACATGGGATTCGTGTATGCTCACATATTATCAATGGCCTTCCACTTGAAGATTATGACATGATGATGGAAACGGCACGTGCAGTTGCTAAACTGGATGTCCAAGGCATTAAAATCCATTTACTTCATTTATTAAAAGGGACGCCAATGGTTAAACAATATGAAAAAGGCATGCTAGAATTTTTAGATCAAGATGTCTATACAAAACTAGTTGCAGACCAGTTAGAAATTTTACCACCGCAAATGGTCATCCATCGTATAACAGGTGATGGACCAATTGATTTAATGATTGGACCAATGTGGAGTGTCAATAAGTGGGAAGTATTGAATGGCATTGATGCAGAGTTAGAACGTCGGGGCAGTTGGCAAGGTAAATTTTATAATGCCGAGGTCACAAAATGA
- a CDS encoding class I SAM-dependent methyltransferase, with product MKLQRVLQYAQQLLIDSIQEGDTVVDATAGNGHDTLFLAQLVGDNGQVYAFDVQKNAVDATLHRLLDNALEHRALVLHTGHENIAKHVQKPVAAAIFNLGYLPGSNHDIVTKPNTTILAIQDLLQLLKIGGLIVLVIYHGHPGGKEERDAVIDYVSQLPQKYIHVLKYEFLNQQNDPPFVIALEKMKDFPVPVTQTILNAQAAGCDGN from the coding sequence ATGAAGCTTCAACGCGTCTTACAATATGCACAGCAATTATTAATAGACTCAATACAAGAAGGCGATACTGTTGTCGATGCTACGGCTGGAAACGGTCATGATACATTATTTTTAGCTCAACTTGTTGGTGATAACGGACAAGTTTATGCCTTTGACGTGCAAAAAAATGCAGTCGATGCTACTTTGCACCGTCTGCTAGACAATGCCTTAGAACACCGTGCCCTTGTGTTACATACGGGGCACGAAAATATAGCCAAGCATGTTCAAAAACCAGTTGCGGCTGCTATATTCAATCTTGGCTATTTACCTGGCAGTAACCATGATATCGTAACAAAACCAAATACAACGATTCTAGCAATTCAAGATTTATTACAACTGCTAAAAATCGGCGGTTTAATTGTCCTTGTCATTTACCATGGGCATCCAGGCGGCAAAGAAGAACGTGACGCAGTCATCGACTATGTTAGTCAGTTACCACAAAAATATATCCATGTGTTAAAATACGAATTTTTAAACCAACAAAACGATCCACCATTTGTCATTGCATTAGAAAAAATGAAAGACTTCCCGGTGCCAGTCACTCAAACAATTCTGAACGCACAAGCAGCCGGTTGCGACGGCAATTAA
- a CDS encoding alanine/glycine:cation symporter family protein — protein sequence MESIVSFLNSILWGPWFIYGILLIGLFFSIITRFLQIRHIKDMFVLMFKGEKSEKGISSFQAMSIALSGRVGTGNIAGTATAIAMGGPGAIFWMWAIAFIGAATAYVESTLAQIYKEEKETEYRGGPAFYIEKGMGQKWFAIIFAIAALIAMLILMPGVQSNAIAGAVENAFGMESWITGIIIVVLLGAIIIGGVKSIANVAQIVVPFMALAYILMAIVIIFMNISEVPAVFSLIFSSAFGAQEVFGGIIGSAIAWGVKRGIYSNEAGQGTGAHPAAAAEVSHPAKQGIVQAASVYIDTLLVCSATAFMILFTGMYNVQNEKAAEGTDPFIYVGEFNENGLTGEEQITFAKSIKEGAAYTQWAVESSLPGIGSSFVAIALFFFAFTTIMAYYYIAETNVAYLFSGQTEKIFIWIAKIAFLIATFYGTIRTSDLAWAMGDVGLGLMVWINVIAILIIMKPAILALKDYEKQKKEGKDPVFDPRKLGIKGADFWVDYNDKRKNK from the coding sequence ATGGAAAGTATTGTTAGTTTTCTGAACAGTATTTTATGGGGGCCGTGGTTTATTTATGGTATTTTATTAATCGGTTTATTCTTTTCAATTATTACACGGTTCCTACAAATAAGACATATTAAGGACATGTTTGTCTTAATGTTTAAAGGGGAAAAATCAGAAAAGGGAATTTCTTCTTTCCAAGCAATGTCGATTGCATTATCTGGGCGCGTTGGTACAGGTAACATTGCTGGTACAGCAACTGCCATTGCAATGGGGGGACCTGGTGCTATTTTTTGGATGTGGGCAATTGCCTTCATCGGTGCAGCGACAGCTTATGTGGAGTCAACATTAGCGCAAATATACAAAGAAGAGAAAGAAACAGAATATCGTGGTGGTCCAGCCTTTTATATTGAAAAAGGGATGGGGCAGAAGTGGTTTGCAATCATTTTTGCGATTGCAGCGTTAATAGCCATGTTGATACTAATGCCTGGCGTTCAATCAAATGCAATAGCAGGTGCCGTTGAAAACGCTTTTGGAATGGAATCTTGGATTACAGGTATTATTATTGTTGTATTATTAGGTGCAATTATTATCGGTGGGGTTAAATCCATTGCAAATGTTGCACAGATAGTAGTACCATTCATGGCTTTAGCTTATATTCTAATGGCAATCGTTATTATTTTTATGAATATTTCAGAAGTACCTGCTGTATTTTCGCTGATTTTTTCAAGTGCTTTTGGTGCACAAGAAGTATTTGGGGGAATTATTGGTTCAGCAATCGCTTGGGGGGTTAAGCGTGGTATTTATTCCAACGAAGCGGGTCAAGGAACTGGTGCACATCCAGCGGCGGCAGCTGAAGTTTCACACCCTGCTAAACAAGGTATCGTGCAAGCGGCATCTGTGTACATTGATACATTATTAGTTTGTTCGGCTACAGCATTTATGATCTTATTTACAGGTATGTATAATGTACAGAATGAGAAAGCTGCGGAAGGTACAGATCCGTTTATTTACGTTGGTGAATTTAATGAAAATGGCCTTACGGGTGAGGAGCAAATTACCTTTGCGAAAAGTATTAAAGAAGGCGCTGCGTATACACAATGGGCAGTGGAATCTTCATTGCCAGGCATTGGTTCAAGCTTCGTAGCAATCGCTTTATTCTTCTTCGCATTTACGACTATTATGGCGTACTACTATATAGCAGAGACGAATGTGGCCTATTTATTCTCGGGGCAAACCGAAAAGATTTTCATTTGGATAGCTAAAATCGCCTTTTTAATTGCAACATTTTATGGAACGATTCGTACATCTGACCTTGCATGGGCAATGGGTGACGTTGGTTTAGGATTAATGGTATGGATTAACGTTATTGCCATTTTAATTATTATGAAGCCTGCGATTCTCGCATTAAAAGATTACGAGAAACAGAAAAAAGAAGGCAAAGACCCTGTGTTTGATCCTCGTAAACTAGGAATTAAAGGTGCAGATTTTTGGGTTGATTACAATGATAAACGCAAAAATAAATAA
- a CDS encoding alpha/beta hydrolase, protein MWKWEADGQAKAVIAIVHGAYENHRWYAWLIEKLRMEGFHVVMGDLPNHGANAKLSRVHDEDFKEYNKYTRHLIENAFSYNLPVFLIGHGLGATLILHTMHKRKYECAGIVLTSPWLQLNLQPGKLSNALTSLSALTASVKMTHDITFDKLSRSVEGRDEMKDEFPFMSVISVKWYRELQQMMRNLVIMPKAEFPNTPMLIMTGERDSITETRQTRNWLHQQEFAEFQFKEWAKCYHNLFHEIERDEIFFYIRDFINNALRRIGYIIR, encoded by the coding sequence ATGTGGAAATGGGAAGCTGATGGACAAGCGAAGGCTGTGATTGCTATTGTTCACGGTGCATATGAAAACCACCGTTGGTACGCATGGCTGATTGAAAAACTTAGAATGGAAGGCTTCCACGTAGTCATGGGCGATTTACCGAATCATGGGGCAAATGCGAAACTATCACGTGTCCATGATGAGGACTTTAAAGAATACAACAAGTATACTAGGCATTTAATTGAAAATGCCTTTTCATATAATTTGCCAGTATTTTTAATAGGGCATGGACTAGGAGCAACGTTAATACTGCATACAATGCATAAGAGAAAATATGAATGTGCAGGAATTGTCTTGACCTCACCTTGGCTGCAATTGAACTTACAGCCTGGAAAATTATCGAATGCATTAACGAGCTTAAGTGCTTTGACGGCAAGTGTTAAGATGACACATGATATTACTTTCGACAAGTTATCACGTAGTGTCGAAGGTAGAGATGAAATGAAGGACGAGTTTCCTTTTATGTCTGTCATCTCAGTAAAATGGTATCGTGAGTTACAACAGATGATGCGCAATTTAGTGATTATGCCGAAAGCAGAGTTTCCAAATACCCCTATGCTTATTATGACTGGAGAAAGAGATAGCATTACAGAAACTAGACAAACACGTAATTGGTTACACCAGCAGGAGTTTGCAGAATTCCAATTTAAAGAATGGGCAAAATGCTACCATAATCTGTTCCATGAAATAGAGAGAGATGAGATTTTTTTCTATATCCGTGATTTTATTAATAATGCTTTGCGTAGAATTGGTTATATAATTCGATAG
- a CDS encoding gamma carbonic anhydrase family protein, whose protein sequence is MIYPFKDKTPTIDPSVFIADYATVTGDVTIGAETTIWFNTVIRGDVSPTIIGKRVSIQDLCCLHQSPKYPLIIEDEVTVGHQVTLHSCTIRKNALIGMGSIVLDGAEIGEGAFIGAGSLVPPGKVIPPNCLALGRPAKVVRELNAEDKEDMERIVREYAEKGQYYKSLQK, encoded by the coding sequence ATGATTTATCCTTTTAAAGACAAAACACCTACAATCGATCCATCAGTTTTTATTGCTGACTATGCAACCGTTACTGGAGACGTAACGATTGGAGCAGAGACAACAATATGGTTTAATACAGTGATTCGAGGCGATGTATCCCCTACAATTATTGGTAAACGAGTAAGCATCCAAGATCTTTGTTGTCTACATCAAAGTCCAAAATATCCATTAATAATCGAAGATGAAGTAACAGTTGGACACCAAGTAACCTTACATAGCTGTACAATTCGAAAAAATGCCTTAATTGGTATGGGATCAATTGTGTTAGATGGGGCAGAGATAGGAGAAGGTGCATTTATCGGTGCGGGTAGTCTTGTCCCTCCAGGTAAAGTCATACCTCCCAATTGTTTAGCATTAGGACGTCCAGCGAAAGTTGTACGTGAATTAAATGCTGAAGATAAAGAAGATATGGAACGTATCGTTAGAGAATACGCGGAAAAAGGACAATATTACAAATCTCTTCAAAAATAA
- the metK gene encoding methionine adenosyltransferase → MTNRRLFTSESVTEGHPDKICDQISDAILDAILTEDPNARVACETTVTTGLVLVAGEITTSTYVDIKGIVRDTVAEIGYTRGKYGFDAENLAVLVAIGEQSPDIAQGVDQALEAREGSMTDADIEAIGAGDQGLMFGYACNETPELMPLPISLAHKLARRLTEVRKSGELAYLRPDGKTQVTIEYDENNVPVRVDTIVISTQHDEEATLEQIQADLKALVIAPVVPSELLDAQTKYFINPTGRFVIGGPKGDAGLTGRKIIVDTYGGYARHGGGAFSGKDATKVDRSAAYAARYVAKNIVAAGLAERAEVQLAYAIGVAQPVSIAVDTFGTGRVSESEIVKWVRELFDLRPAGIIKMLDLRRPIYKQTAAYGHFGRTDLNVPWENTDKADALREKASL, encoded by the coding sequence ATGACAAACCGTCGATTGTTTACATCAGAGAGTGTAACAGAAGGACATCCAGATAAAATTTGTGATCAAATCTCGGATGCTATTTTAGATGCCATTTTAACAGAAGATCCTAATGCCCGTGTAGCGTGTGAAACAACAGTCACAACAGGCTTAGTATTAGTAGCAGGAGAAATTACTACTTCTACTTATGTAGATATTAAAGGCATTGTGCGTGATACAGTAGCAGAAATCGGCTATACACGAGGCAAGTATGGCTTTGATGCTGAAAACTTAGCTGTACTAGTCGCAATCGGAGAGCAATCACCTGATATTGCCCAAGGTGTAGACCAAGCATTAGAAGCACGTGAAGGTTCAATGACAGATGCGGATATTGAAGCGATTGGTGCAGGTGACCAAGGATTAATGTTCGGTTATGCATGTAATGAAACACCTGAATTAATGCCTTTACCAATTAGTTTAGCGCATAAATTGGCTCGTCGTTTAACAGAAGTACGTAAATCAGGTGAATTAGCATATTTACGTCCAGATGGTAAAACGCAAGTAACAATTGAGTATGATGAAAACAATGTCCCTGTTCGTGTTGATACGATCGTTATTTCAACTCAGCATGATGAAGAAGCAACACTTGAACAAATTCAAGCAGATTTAAAAGCATTAGTAATTGCTCCAGTAGTTCCTAGTGAGTTATTAGATGCACAGACTAAATACTTCATCAACCCAACTGGTCGTTTTGTTATTGGTGGTCCAAAAGGAGATGCTGGACTTACTGGTCGTAAAATCATCGTTGATACATACGGTGGTTATGCACGTCATGGTGGTGGTGCATTCTCTGGTAAGGATGCTACGAAAGTGGACCGTTCAGCAGCCTATGCAGCTCGTTATGTAGCGAAAAATATTGTTGCAGCTGGTTTAGCAGAACGTGCAGAAGTACAGCTTGCTTATGCTATCGGTGTAGCGCAGCCGGTATCGATTGCCGTTGATACGTTTGGTACAGGACGAGTAAGTGAAAGTGAAATCGTAAAATGGGTTCGCGAACTTTTCGATCTACGTCCAGCAGGCATCATTAAAATGCTTGATTTACGTCGTCCAATTTATAAACAAACGGCTGCATACGGTCACTTTGGCCGGACAGATTTAAATGTACCTTGGGAAAATACGGACAAGGCAGATGCACTAAGAGAAAAAGCGAGTTTATAA